tCACGACAAAGAGTCGTTATCTAACTTTTCTctcaaaattagaaaaaataattgttgtGAGATTTTGGGCTCGGTACTTGGTTACATTTGGAAAAAGGCCTCTACGTTGTATTCtctgttaatatatttttgactttttaGAAATACTATTTTACACTCTactttttatacattttttttttggtaactCTTGTTAAAATTGTCCTAGTTTGTTAATTCTAGTGTGAGTTTGATTTCCACATGTAcagactatttttatttttgcagttccttgataaaataaattcatcaaaatcatcttttGTGATTTTTGTGACAAACTATATAAGTTTAATATGTATGAGATTAACTCTTTTAATGCATTTTGAAATGGAACACATTTTGATCCattcaacatattttttttttatcagattacctcattttgtttattataagtagaaaataaattaggagtaaaacgttaaaataaattaataagttaaaaatataaattttaaataaattattttttttatttataattactttCGTCTAAGTAACTTTATcttttttacgttttttttattttattataatttaattagtgtGAATAacgtttattttaatttaatgtgataaatattatttaataaattatataataatttaagtaagttataaacattatttaaaataaattataaatttataataataataaaatgtagtGTTATTTGTCTCGGTAAGGGTAAGGGTAAGGGGTCGGTACAATTGTCCTCAAGTAGAGTAACGGTGAGATTAGTATTCACTTCCGAAATCAACCAAATCTCAATTCGGGTTTGAGGTATCAGCAGGGCCGGCTCCGAGGTTTGGGCTGCCCTAGTCTCGGTAGAAAAAGTTCGATATATTTTTTGTTGCCCTAAGTCTAGTTTtaaaaatcgataaaaaaattatgatttttgtaAGACTTGAACCTATAATCACATTGAAACTTTAAATATATAGCTTGAACCACCAAGCTACTAccaattatgtttaaaattttaataaatatatctaaatattttgatatttttaacaaatgggcTGCCTTAGGAGTGGGTTGTCCTAACCCGAGAGCTTGTCAGGTATGGTTCATCAAATCTTTTGATCATGTAATTactaattttgaattatttcatTAAGATAAAGTTAATGATGTTACGAGTAAATTCAATAAACTTGTGACAATTGATTAAGTATTATAGTTGAAATTGTGTCTAAAATTGACTTGTGttattatactattatatttttttttacataattttgtcTAATTACTATTTGAGCTggaatttatgttaattttattaaatattgttcaaTTTAAATTGTGTTGGATGaggtttgaattattataattttagtcaatttaggtttttatttattaaatgaataaaaatatctgtaattttattctaacatattttttaaattaatttgttacgtttataatgaaataatattattaaaaattttaaaaaataatttaaacgaGTATTTCGAGATTTACGCATTCTATTGAAAAGTGGTTTGGGTAACTAAAAATTTCTGAaggaaattattttaaaaaattcgaaAAGAAatagattttgtatttattttcacataacttcgacataatttttttttgttgtatgTTTTACCAATTTGGGCGTATTTATTACagtatttatgtattaaattaagtattttagaCCTACGTTCCAAACTACAAAATGTGAATTAGTTTGAATgccttaaaaaatatttaatgtgttcaagtaaatgtaaaaaaatgaaaaaaaaaacaattgttaatgttttataaaataataaattaattaagaaaataaaaatattaggttAAAGTAATGTGAAAAAATCTTATATGGCTAAAAATGTGATAATTCGAGTTTCATgttatacaatttaaaattcgAACAACATATGATAAAACAATATAACTTCGAGTCtcaattaactaaaaaaatttcaacaatttgaggatatatcaaatatttttcaaaatagttCTTAACTAACACTAAATAGTTGGATAGTTTGGTTcagtttgtttaattatttttatgaggatataaaacattattagagaaatataaaatacttgaaggaaaaacataaacaaaataactCTAAAGTTGAAATAGTATTTTGTAAAGCGAAGTCATAGCCTCAAACtgtacaaataattttagtGTGCAACgtatatgaatttataaattaaaaacaaataaacttatttcatttaatcaattatttatttcaaattttgtatatatgatTATGAGTTTTCCTTGAAAttagtattgaatttaaaaaaaaaaatccatgcccattaatatttaatgatatagagttctattgataattttaattcaataattttatacatattataaattttcatattaattatttgaatataataaatgataagtCTAATTATTTACAACTTGCTAGACTAATAGATTTAGGACTCAATTGGAGAAATTTGAGGGATTACcctaaaaaatgttttaatggCGGGGAGTGcagggttgcgtgacgcaattttttattttttttatttttcaaaaaattttaattatgaattatttttggacgaaaatgccccaaTTGCGTCACGCATTCGCGAGACcgaaaaaaaatttgaaaaaaaaataaaaatctggTTGCGTTACGCAAATGtataattgttattaaaaaaagaggATTACCAgcgttatttaatttatgctcCACACTATCGGCTATGAGGCCGATCaatggggtcatttcctcaaatttcccatcagaagtaatttttttttcacaaaaatccttgtttgattaaatgtataaaaaaattaattttcatttttttttaccaaattacttttatctctatatttttatttaataattaatttatattaaaaaaagtaaacaaataatttgatattttaataaataaatagattaaatatgtgatatgattgttgagttttaaataaaaacttagttttatctaaataactaaagatcaaacaagtccttaatATCATATATCcgaataattaatcaattattaatttttatgtcTAATTGTCAAATTGGGTTTTGTAAGGTGGACTTAGATTAATATCATATATCccaataattaatcaattattaatttttatgtcTATAATTGTCAAATTGGGTTTTGTAAGGTGGACTTAGATTTCAAATCTACCTTATAATTGGGGGctttcattattaaaattataaaaaaaaatgaaaatttattgtaataatttaaaaaaacgttaattttattatttatgcgatatttataaataaataaaatttcattttattaataactaTTGAATTTTAATGAAAGAAGGATTTTGACTCTGATTCTCTCCCATtcaatttatatcatattaatcttttatttatttatagatgtcacataaataataatttaatattatttttattttaactcttattaaaatttaatttgatattaagtaattttaaattatatagatgTGTTCAATAAAAGGAACCAATTTTACCATTCCAACtatgttatattcatttaaaacatgacttttgttatttgttttttccaAATTATGCAagtatctcaatttttttttataagttctCAAACATTGAAATGATTACTGAAATGTCAAATTGAAGATATTGGACCAATAATAGATATCCCCGGTTAATTTTCCCGCGCAATAAAAGTACTATCTTTTATAACTTTCTGCAGTATAGCAGACTGAAAGCTAGGGTTCCGTCGTGGATTCAGAGCAGCAAATCGATCGACATGGATGCTCATGCCACTCAGCATATCGGCCAGCTCCTCAATCAGACTCTCAGTCCCGACGGCGATGTCGTGCGAAGCGCTTCCGATGCCCTTGACCGCCTTTCTCTCCTCCCAACTTTTTCCTTCTCCCTCCTCTCCATTTGTACTGGTAAACCGAACTTGATTTCTATCCTCATAGATTATTGGATATGGTTTTGATgttgagagtttttttttaatgtttatgtatgATGTGTTTGATATGTGAATTGAATCGATTGATCTTATTTTTCTTAGAATGAGAGTTGATTTTGTTTCTTGTTGGTAATATAAGGTGATGATCCGGGTCAAAGGATTGCAGCTGCGACATATCTTAAGAATTTCACCAGACGAAGAATTGATATGAACGatccaaacaaaaaattaagtaaagagttTAGAAATGCACTTGTGCTTGCATTACTCCAAGCAGAGCCATCTGTTCTGAAAGTCTTGGTGGAAGCGGTTAGCTCTATTTATGTTCTATTATATTGCAACTATTAAGTTGAATTGAGTTTAAAATGCTGATTAGGCTGTTCTCTTGATTGATTTATCAGTTCCGGATCACTGTAATGACTGAGTTTGTGAAGGATAATTCGTGGCCTGAGCTTGTGCCTCAACTACGTTCTGTTATTGAAAATAGTGATTTAATTAGCACAAATGGCAGTTGTGAATGGAGGACCATCAATGCCCTTGTAGTTCTCCAGGCATTGCTTAGACCATTCCAGGTAACTTCCATTTTCGATTCACAGTTAGATTTATTTTAGATGGCTTGAAGCATGCTTTTGAAGAAAGAGATTTGATCTTCAATCTTTACATGACATTCATGTCATTGTCCTGATACAGAACAAAATAATGCGGTCATTGTTTACTTGTATGTAATGATTAATTTGTTATGCTATAGATCACATTCATTTTGTTTAATCTCATATGCATAGATGCTATATTTTGCTATTTCATTCCTGGTAAATAGTTCAATTTCTGTCTCTCCATTCTAGTTAACATCCTTATGAACTAATTCAATAACCTATTTATCGAAAAGGAGAATGATGTTTTAACTCATAAGATCTTTGTTGCTATCAAAGGTGTTGAGCAATCACAAACACTAATACAAAACGATAACACTAATATAAAACAATAGAGTAGGGTAAATGGATGAACACATGATTTAACAAAATTTGAGGTTCGGCCAGCAATATCTACGTCTTCGTGGAAGATTTTTGGGCTAGTAGTGCAATAAACTTTATGTTATAATGTATAGGAGTACATCAAGTGCTAAAGACAAAAATATCCTTGCAGTTAAcccattaattaaataaaccctaattagcCTTGTTTGTTATGAGCCGCACACAACAAGAGGTAGTAATTGTATTAAGTGTTGcaatagattaattttaaaggtATTCTAGATTGTTGGAAATTCATTAGTATTTTTACTCCGATGCTTCAAAGAAAGCAAGGGGAAATGTTATTGTATACAAATATTACGATGATTTCATTAGCATTTCACTTGGCATTTGCGAAGAATCTGGATAAGGAAAGTTCTGAAGAATGTAACAAACGGAAGTATGAAGCTAACATATACCCCATCAAGACATCAACTTGCCAACATACTAACTAATGCTCTGCCATGACCCACATTTGACGAGTTGAATACCAAGTTAGGTATGTACAACATGTACAATCCAACTGGAGAGGGAGTATGAAATATATCAAGCATAAAAGGAATCTAGtcgttaaattaataaatcagcagaagattcttcaatgAACAAAAATTCTCAATTTGTAGATATTCTTCtctttatttgatttcattgtaaatatattattttcatatttataaatgaaatgtgTAGTGTATACATAGTAGGAGAACTGTACAGTGAAATTCAcaagaaataatattatcttcCTCAATCATCATCTCGGCAGtcttcaaataatattatcactttCTCACTCTCAAAAGTTCAAGATTTTACAATAATCCTTATCTAAATACACATAATTTTCCTTTTGCTGCCATGGTCTATGAGTCTAACTGAGTAATATACCATGTTATGTATTCTGGAGATTCATACTGTTTTGCTCCTTAGTGCCTGACATTGCTAGGACCCTTGTATGCTTGTTGCCGACTTCTATTTGTTTTTATGGCAGTATTTCTTGAATCCAAAAGTTGCAAAGGAATCTGTTCCTCCCCAACTGGAGTTGATCACAAAAGAAATTGTTCAGCCTTTGCTTGTCATGTTTCATCAGCTAGCTCAAAAGGTTATAGTAGGTCCCTACAACTTCCTATATTCCTTGCTTACACATTATTCTATTTGAAATACTTATACTGTCTCTTGTCTGTTGCATGAAATAGGCTGTCAGTACAAATGGCAAAGTAGATGAGAAAACGGAAAAGTTCCTTTTGATAATGTGCAAGTGTATATACTTTTCTGTAAGTAATCCTTTTTTGCTGAATACTTTTTACTTGTTATGTCTTCTATAATTACTATAATGGAGTATTGATCAATTTTACCAGTTTTTCTAGTCTACTTGGAACACTTTACGATGTTGCAGCAGCTGATGGAATTGTCTTCTAGATGTAATTGAATCTCATTTAGTTACAGTGGATTAGGAGATTTCCTATGTActacacacacacacatatatatatatatatatatgtatatatatatatatatatatatatatatatatatatatatatacatatatatatacatatatatatatatatacatatatacatatatacatatatacatatatacatatatatatatacagctGGCTATCACTTTTGACTAAGGTTAGCCAAGGAAAACATATTACACATTGAAGGGTACATTAACTTTTCTTGGTTAAAGGCTTGAATTTCCAGTTCGAGATAAAGTGTTTCAAGTTACACATCCTCTATTTACTTGTAAAAACCAGGAAAAAAAACTCTACAAGGAAAGGCACAATGATGGTAGAATAAATCAGTAAAGCTGAGATCATAGTCTCCTACACAAACTTGCATTTTCATCAGGTTTAAGGAGAGGAAAGATTAAACTACCCAAACAGGGATTGACCTCAATGACAAATCACAATTAttgaaaagtatatatataattggtacCTTTCCTGTCATATTATGAACATGTAATCTGTGATCTATTGCCGCTATGGAATGCACAATAAAATGAACTACACCATTATTTCCAGATCCTTTTCTAACACCTAAAGAACCTATTTGACATTAAGTGGCTGGAGATTACTGCAATTATGTTATGATGTGAACATGCATAAGAGTTTATATCAAATTTGACATAGGTGCAATTCCATATGCAGATTCGAATGGGTAAAAAATCCTGATAGTAATATTAGACTTGTCATGTATATTTAGGTGTATATTAAATTAGAGAAATATTTAGTATTGCCAATTCTACAGGTCCGATCGCATATGCCGTCTTCTTTGGCTCCTGTCATTGCCTCACTCTGCCATgatttttttgggattttggGTTCCCTAAAATTTGATCCCACTACTAGTTTGGAAGCTGGATATCTGCTGAGACTGAAGTCTGGGAAGAGAATTTTGCTTATAATATGTGCTCTAGTCACTCGTCATAGAAAGCTATCTGATAGGTGATGCAATAACATAAACAATGGTTTAGATTGGGCATGATCTTTCCGAATGTGCTGACATGATTATTACGACATTGCTTATGATTTGCAGATTGCTTTCTGGCATCATTGATTCTGTATCAAGAATAGTCAAATACAGCCCTATTGTCAGTGTAAGTCTTGACGTTTAACATTCCAATATCAGAACTTGTATTGCAGGATTATCTATTGTGATTTTATTAGTATGCCATGGTTTAAAGTTGTTTGACAGCCATTATATATATGTCACCTGCAGGAGCTGAATTTTTTATCAGAGAGGATTATTTCTTTAGCTTTTGATGTTATTGCACACGTCCTAGAGACTGGCCCAGTAATTCCCATCACCTTTCTCTGCTACATTGAATTCACCTGATATATTTACATGAAAGTTTTAATATCAAATTCTGATCCAAAAGATAAGCTTGATTTTTTGtgtcatttcattttattatacaGGGATGGAGATTACTTTCATCTCAGTTTTCATCCATGCTGGATTCTTCAATCTTCCCAGCATTGGTAATGAATCAGAAGGTATGCAAAACTATCATTCCTTTCAGACAGCTTGTCTCATTTATGATATTGCATGATATTCATCtgaatcaatattaaaaaaatcaattgacagTCACTACATTCAGACATCCTTAATGCATGTCTTGTGTGCATTCATTTTTTCCTTTTGTCATTCTATCTGTTTCTGCATTTTGGTGCTAAACATTAAATCTAAAGCACACAGTTGAAGAAATTGTCGTGAAATTCTACGTCATATTTTCATGCAGGATATCTCAGAATGGGAAGAGGATCCAGAGGAGTATATACGGAAGAATCTACCATCTGAAACTGTATGActtgttttgattattttttatgttgattCTTTTATGATTTCAATTTATACTTGCTGCAGGAAGACACATCTGGATGGAGAGAGGACTTGTTCACGGCCAGAAAAAGTGCATTGAACTTACTTGGTGTCATTGCCATGTCAAAAGTTtgtatatcaaacaaaattctATCCCTTGTAACATGTAAATCAGACTTACAGTTGGTTACTATACGTCCTTTTGTAGGGACCTCCATTAGCAACTTCTAGTGTGAATGCACTTTCCTCGAAGAGGAAGAAAGgtgaaagaaacaaacaaaaggATCGTAGTTCAATGGGTGAACTTTTGGTGCTTCCATACTTGTCAAAGTTCCCAATTCCAGCACATGCCAACAACAGATCTGTGAACAAGTACGTTTATGCAAGCTTTTCTACATTGATCACACCTGGTTATGGTAACTGGGGAAAGTGAGTGAGGAACTTAACATACTTGACAAAGAGAAATAGGGTCAACTCTTTGGGAAATTTGTTTACTTAACATACTTGACAGAGTGAAATAGGGTCAACTCTTTGGAAACTTGTTTACCACTTCTACttacctctctctctctcttgcaGTTATTATGCTGTTCTTTTGTCTTATGGAAGTCTCCAAGATGTAAGGAGATACCAATCTTCAATACATGCTTTAACTAGAATCTTTGACTGAATATTTACACATCAAGTGTCACATTTGCAGTTCTTGAGTGAGAAGAAAGATGACTACATTGCAGCTCTTGTTCATAAGCGAGTGCTACCACTATATAGTCATCATACTGTACCGTATCTTATTGCCTCTGCCAACTGGGTACTTGGAGAGCTTGCTTCATGTCTCCCTGAAGTGAGATATATTCTTAGCTATGTCACTCCTGTATTTTCTCATTCCTCAAATTGTGATTGTGCAATAGTGTGCGAGTCTGTTacatttgttttttcaattcTATTTATGTAGTCACAGTGTCCTCCAGCTAACATATTTATTCTAACACTCCTTTCTCAAGATTTTTTAATCAGCTATACTTTTAGTGGTTCAGGAGATCAGTACGGATGTTTATTCATCCTTGCTTACAGCATTGAACATGCCTGATACGGAGGATGTTTCTTGCTATCCAGTGCGGGCTTCAGCTGCTTATGCAATTGGTGCACTTGTAGAAGTATGCATAAAGAATTATTGTGTAATTTTCTTTTGCGTATCTTCATAAGTAAGCTTATGCTTTCCGATTTTTGTACATATTTGTGCAGAATGACTACCTTCCTCCTGATTGTCTACCACTTCTCCAAGTTGTGGTGGGCAGGATAGCTGTTGAATCGGATGAATCTTCTATTTTATTTCAGCTCCTTAGTTCTTTGGCTGAGACTGGAAATAAGCAAATTGTGGGTCATATGCCATTTGTTATTTCATCATTGAGTGGTACAATCTCAAAGTGCATAAAACAAAGTCCCGAGCCATGGCCTCAAGTATGTATTATACCTAGTAGATAGTCCTATTACagttcttttttctttttttttaattgagacCTTGACCATGGAGTTCTTTTATCACTTGGCATCTTTCaatcttcaatattaatttatgtgaatttattttgtggaaaattaatataatttttcgtAATCTCAGTGCCCCAGTTACTTGGGTTgttttgcattttcacactttTGATGAAGTAGATGATGACTAAACTATGTTGAAGGTGCTCATGATTTAACCATGCCCAAAAATTTTGATGTCACAAAAGATATTGATTTTCTGATTTGAACATGCCAAAAGGTATTGATGTGACAAAAAGATGTTGGTTTAGATATTTTTCTGTAAAGGGTGGTGGTAGTTGTAATTGAATCAAGgtaaccaattaatttttggCAAGAAAAATGTGTCATGCAGGCCCCTAAATAAAATGGGATGCAGGGAGTAGTGGGATTTGTGATACCTTTTAATATTTTGCAGTCTCATTCCTCCCTCTCTCACACATACACACTTAGGCAATGAAGATAATTTCAGACAGTAGATTTTTTTCCTACTTGAACTGATGATGGTGTTCATTAGGTTGTTGAACGAGGCTTTTCAGCATTAGCAGCTATGGCTCAGTGTTGGAATG
This is a stretch of genomic DNA from Impatiens glandulifera chromosome 4, dImpGla2.1, whole genome shotgun sequence. It encodes these proteins:
- the LOC124934103 gene encoding importin beta-like SAD2 homolog isoform X3 — translated: MDAHATQHIGQLLNQTLSPDGDVVRSASDALDRLSLLPTFSFSLLSICTEGDDPGQRIAAATYLKNFTRRRIDMNDPNKKLSKEFRNALVLALLQAEPSVLKVLVEAFRITVMTEFVKDNSWPELVPQLRSVIENSDLISTNGSCEWRTINALVVLQALLRPFQYFLNPKVAKESVPPQLELITKEIVQPLLVMFHQLAQKAVSTNGKVDEKTEKFLLIMCKCIYFSVRSHMPSSLAPVIASLCHDFFGILGSLKFDPTTSLEAGYLLRLKSGKRILLIICALVTRHRKLSDRLLSGIIDSVSRIVKYSPIVSELNFLSERIISLAFDVIAHVLETGPGWRLLSSQFSSMLDSSIFPALVMNQKDISEWEEDPEEYIRKNLPSETEDTSGWREDLFTARKSALNLLGVIAMSKGPPLATSSVNALSSKRKKGERNKQKDRSSMGELLVLPYLSKFPIPAHANNRSVNNYYAVLLSYGSLQDFLSEKKDDYIAALVHKRVLPLYSHHTVPYLIASANWVLGELASCLPEEISTDVYSSLLTALNMPDTEDVSCYPVRASAAYAIGALVENDYLPPDCLPLLQVVVGRIAVESDESSILFQLLSSLAETGNKQIVGHMPFVISSLSGTISKCIKQSPEPWPQVVERGFSALAAMAQCWNESLPEEGEQSKEHEVWSFGQATIAKAFSILLQEAWLRPMMDLGYDVAPLLPPSCIDDSSAMLKFIAESIVDCNQVQVLNIPDLLLVWSDLISNWHAWEEAEDLSIFKCIKETVFLNQRFTLRNFITRDMPTPPAPPVPQHSIVEGIGAFICEAISQYPSALRRASSCIHMLLHIPCYPLEAEDVKKSLVESFCNALVSRFRDTGNEPCYLWKPLLLAISSCYLCYPEIVEKIMKKNENGGLVVWSSALCLLATSSTSEFSLSLSSEIKLSVMALTKMVERLVMQEENKGDGLLHKCFTSLLEALVRMKQVEEGEEEDDEEEEADSDEDGEDSEDEDDEDSEEEEVEETEEQFLERYAKAATDLENGTLLEEGDDEDDEEELELDFLEEFDPYDIVSSLVKRFEGVLVKGNHHQLSNELVDNILNVFPEWAVYFQQSTSMAMER
- the LOC124934103 gene encoding importin beta-like SAD2 homolog isoform X4, with the protein product MDAHATQHIGQLLNQTLSPDGDVVRSASDALDRLSLLPTFSFSLLSICTGDDPGQRIAAATYLKNFTRRRIDMNDPNKKLSKEFRNALVLALLQAEPSVLKVLVEAFRITVMTEFVKDNSWPELVPQLRSVIENSDLISTNGSCEWRTINALVVLQALLRPFQYFLNPKVAKESVPPQLELITKEIVQPLLVMFHQLAQKAVSTNGKVDEKTEKFLLIMCKCIYFSVRSHMPSSLAPVIASLCHDFFGILGSLKFDPTTSLEAGYLLRLKSGKRILLIICALVTRHRKLSDRLLSGIIDSVSRIVKYSPIVSELNFLSERIISLAFDVIAHVLETGPGWRLLSSQFSSMLDSSIFPALVMNQKDISEWEEDPEEYIRKNLPSETEDTSGWREDLFTARKSALNLLGVIAMSKGPPLATSSVNALSSKRKKGERNKQKDRSSMGELLVLPYLSKFPIPAHANNRSVNNYYAVLLSYGSLQDFLSEKKDDYIAALVHKRVLPLYSHHTVPYLIASANWVLGELASCLPEEISTDVYSSLLTALNMPDTEDVSCYPVRASAAYAIGALVENDYLPPDCLPLLQVVVGRIAVESDESSILFQLLSSLAETGNKQIVGHMPFVISSLSGTISKCIKQSPEPWPQVVERGFSALAAMAQCWNESLPEEGEQSKEHEVWSFGQATIAKAFSILLQEAWLRPMMDLGYDVAPLLPPSCIDDSSAMLKFIAESIVDCNQVQVLNIPDLLLVWSDLISNWHAWEEAEDLSIFKCIKETVFLNQRFTLRNFITRDMPTPPAPPVPQHSIVEGIGAFICEAISQYPSALRRASSCIHMLLHIPCYPLEAEDVKKSLVESFCNALVSRFRDTGNEPCYLWKPLLLAISSCYLCYPEIVEKIMKKNENGGLVVWSSALCLLATSSTSEFSLSLSSEIKLSVMALTKMVERLVMQEENKGDGLLHKCFTSLLEALVRMKQVEEGEEEDDEEEEADSDEDGEDSEDEDDEDSEEEEVEETEEQFLERYAKAATDLENGTLLEEGDDEDDEEELELDFLEEFDPYDIVSSLVKRFEGVLVKGNHHQLSNELVDNILNVFPEWAVYFQQSTSMAMER
- the LOC124934103 gene encoding importin beta-like SAD2 homolog isoform X1, encoding MDAHATQHIGQLLNQTLSPDGDVVRSASDALDRLSLLPTFSFSLLSICTEGDDPGQRIAAATYLKNFTRRRIDMNDPNKKLSKEFRNALVLALLQAEPSVLKVLVEAFRITVMTEFVKDNSWPELVPQLRSVIENSDLISTNGSCEWRTINALVVLQALLRPFQYFLNPKVAKESVPPQLELITKEIVQPLLVMFHQLAQKVIAVSTNGKVDEKTEKFLLIMCKCIYFSVRSHMPSSLAPVIASLCHDFFGILGSLKFDPTTSLEAGYLLRLKSGKRILLIICALVTRHRKLSDRLLSGIIDSVSRIVKYSPIVSELNFLSERIISLAFDVIAHVLETGPGWRLLSSQFSSMLDSSIFPALVMNQKDISEWEEDPEEYIRKNLPSETEDTSGWREDLFTARKSALNLLGVIAMSKGPPLATSSVNALSSKRKKGERNKQKDRSSMGELLVLPYLSKFPIPAHANNRSVNNYYAVLLSYGSLQDFLSEKKDDYIAALVHKRVLPLYSHHTVPYLIASANWVLGELASCLPEEISTDVYSSLLTALNMPDTEDVSCYPVRASAAYAIGALVENDYLPPDCLPLLQVVVGRIAVESDESSILFQLLSSLAETGNKQIVGHMPFVISSLSGTISKCIKQSPEPWPQVVERGFSALAAMAQCWNESLPEEGEQSKEHEVWSFGQATIAKAFSILLQEAWLRPMMDLGYDVAPLLPPSCIDDSSAMLKFIAESIVDCNQVQVLNIPDLLLVWSDLISNWHAWEEAEDLSIFKCIKETVFLNQRFTLRNFITRDMPTPPAPPVPQHSIVEGIGAFICEAISQYPSALRRASSCIHMLLHIPCYPLEAEDVKKSLVESFCNALVSRFRDTGNEPCYLWKPLLLAISSCYLCYPEIVEKIMKKNENGGLVVWSSALCLLATSSTSEFSLSLSSEIKLSVMALTKMVERLVMQEENKGDGLLHKCFTSLLEALVRMKQVEEGEEEDDEEEEADSDEDGEDSEDEDDEDSEEEEVEETEEQFLERYAKAATDLENGTLLEEGDDEDDEEELELDFLEEFDPYDIVSSLVKRFEGVLVKGNHHQLSNELVDNILNVFPEWAVYFQQSTSMAMER
- the LOC124934103 gene encoding importin beta-like SAD2 homolog isoform X2, coding for MDAHATQHIGQLLNQTLSPDGDVVRSASDALDRLSLLPTFSFSLLSICTGDDPGQRIAAATYLKNFTRRRIDMNDPNKKLSKEFRNALVLALLQAEPSVLKVLVEAFRITVMTEFVKDNSWPELVPQLRSVIENSDLISTNGSCEWRTINALVVLQALLRPFQYFLNPKVAKESVPPQLELITKEIVQPLLVMFHQLAQKVIAVSTNGKVDEKTEKFLLIMCKCIYFSVRSHMPSSLAPVIASLCHDFFGILGSLKFDPTTSLEAGYLLRLKSGKRILLIICALVTRHRKLSDRLLSGIIDSVSRIVKYSPIVSELNFLSERIISLAFDVIAHVLETGPGWRLLSSQFSSMLDSSIFPALVMNQKDISEWEEDPEEYIRKNLPSETEDTSGWREDLFTARKSALNLLGVIAMSKGPPLATSSVNALSSKRKKGERNKQKDRSSMGELLVLPYLSKFPIPAHANNRSVNNYYAVLLSYGSLQDFLSEKKDDYIAALVHKRVLPLYSHHTVPYLIASANWVLGELASCLPEEISTDVYSSLLTALNMPDTEDVSCYPVRASAAYAIGALVENDYLPPDCLPLLQVVVGRIAVESDESSILFQLLSSLAETGNKQIVGHMPFVISSLSGTISKCIKQSPEPWPQVVERGFSALAAMAQCWNESLPEEGEQSKEHEVWSFGQATIAKAFSILLQEAWLRPMMDLGYDVAPLLPPSCIDDSSAMLKFIAESIVDCNQVQVLNIPDLLLVWSDLISNWHAWEEAEDLSIFKCIKETVFLNQRFTLRNFITRDMPTPPAPPVPQHSIVEGIGAFICEAISQYPSALRRASSCIHMLLHIPCYPLEAEDVKKSLVESFCNALVSRFRDTGNEPCYLWKPLLLAISSCYLCYPEIVEKIMKKNENGGLVVWSSALCLLATSSTSEFSLSLSSEIKLSVMALTKMVERLVMQEENKGDGLLHKCFTSLLEALVRMKQVEEGEEEDDEEEEADSDEDGEDSEDEDDEDSEEEEVEETEEQFLERYAKAATDLENGTLLEEGDDEDDEEELELDFLEEFDPYDIVSSLVKRFEGVLVKGNHHQLSNELVDNILNVFPEWAVYFQQSTSMAMER